TTAAACGGTATACCCCTGCGTCATCACTGGTATCCAGACCTACAAGTAGATCCGGGTTAGGAACGGTTGGTGGCAGACTGCGAATAACCTGCATGAGATCGGCAGGACCGATTTTGCAACCGCAGCCCCCTTTTGAAGATAATGAAGTCAATTTTATGGTTTCGGCTTGAGACATCATGACTCAGCTCCTTTAATAGAAATGTCGAATATCTTTAATCTTACATCAGTTGACAGCATTGTACAAAATACAAAGCTACTGATTTGATTTCATTATGCTATAATTGGAACCTTGATAGTAGTATCAAAGGCTAAGGCTGGCTCATTCGTAGAATTCAATACCTTTGAGCCAGCCTTTAGTTTGATATCCAGTACTTTAGGGAAAACCTCCCTATAATTCATCGATAATCGCTCGAAAATGAGGTCTTTAGGTAAATCCTCCCTATAAATTAGGGTAAATACCCGTTTATGGCTAAATACATCCTACTTATAAGGAGATTTTCCCTATATCATGTTCTAGAAGACATAACCTTTAATACTTTAGGGAGGTTTTCCCTATAGTTCTATACAAAAGGGCGTCCCACAGCCTGTTCATTCTTCCCGGCTATGGGGACGCCCTCTTTTCTCGTATAAACGCCCGTCGTCAATCCTCCAATAGATCAACTAATCTGCTGAGTTCCCTGCTGCTTCTCCAAAAACCGCTGAAGAATATCATTAAATTTCTCCGGCTGACACAGATTACTAGGATCTAATGCGTTAGGAATAATCGCTAACTGAGCTTGTGGTAACTGAGACACCATATCCTTCATACAGTTTACTCCAAATTCACTAAAGTCACCGACAATACATAACGCAGGACGCTTAAAAGACTTTAAGCATCTAGTGTAATCCACATGGCTCGTAGCCAGCCTTTGCCGATACAATTCCCGTGGACGTTTCTCCAGAAGTCCTCTTCTAATCTCGTTATAAGCAAGGTTCCAACGTTCTCGGTACATCATACGAATCGAAGGTAACACCAGCTCACTTGGAGCGTAATACATTAACCAACTACAATAAGCAGCCATAAGCTGGATTTTACCTATAATGGTCGACGCTTGACTTCTACAGAAACTATCCACGATAACAATTGCTTTTACCCGCTCAGGATATTGTTTCGCAATATGTTGAACAACCAGACCACCATAGGCGATCCCGACAAAAACCGCTTCGCGGATGCCCAAATCATTCAATAGCATAATCAGATCTAGACATTGAGTTTCAATAATCTCGTTTGGGGCCTGCAGCAGTTCACCTGACTTGCCATTCCCCCGTAAATCGCACAGAATCACTTTATATTTATCAGAAAAATACTCCAGCTGCGGCTTGAACATAGTATGTGTTAATCCATGTCCATGGATAAACACAACCGGAGTCCCTGTACCATTAATTTCATAATAGAGCGAAGTTCCATTCAGTTTAGCAATAGGCAAAGTTAACACCTCTTTCATAAATAGGTTCTACAACTATATCTGCTTTTGAACGCAGCAAAAAACCACAGAGGGATTCTCTGTGGCTATTCATCTTCAAATACGCCATTCATCCTCTCTCCATACGCTTACGAGGTTAGCTGTCGGATTCGGGCAGTGAGAGTTGCCCTACCTGCATGGATGCATTACTATGCACCTGTAACAGGATTCACCCCATAACTAGTACCGACTGTCATATCGATTTCCAGTTGTTGGTTCCCCCGCTTTCCTTAACGGAAATTAAGCGGATTTCTTATGTAATTATCGGTTATGTGATGAATCATACCCCGTGTAAGGTTTCCTTGTAAAGGATGGATCTGGGCAAAATAATGTGGAATGCAGTGCTTTTCATTTCATATTGTGTAAACTCGTCATTCTCTCTTTCTTTTGCTCTTGTTTACTCGCTATATCAAGAAGAGACGACAACCGTTTCTCGTAGAAATATAAGGATTTTTATAGTTGCGCAGCATATAAATTCTAATATTTTAAAAAAAGCCGAGCGGTCTTCAGAGATCAATCCCTGAACCACTCGGCTCCTTCATACAATCATGCGGCTACAAAAGATCGGCGTTTTTCAATGCATGCTCCCAGCTCGGAAAAAAGAACAGCGCACTTCTCATGAGGTCAGGGTCGCTTTGCTTCACTTGTTTTTTGCTGATCGAGCTTCCGTCGGTTTGAAGCTTTTTGATGCGACTTAACACTTCATCAGCCTCCAAAGGAATTTCCATTGAAACACTCCTTTCTCAGTGACCTGTTTCCAATCATTTTCTCCATAATATGCAAATTTATTCTTCATTTTTGATTTCGACGGATCAAACTAGCTGAGAGATCGGTTGTTCAGCAATGAAACAGGTAGGAATCATGGGGTATTTCTCTGCTAGGATTTCAGCAAAATATTTCATCCCTGGGGCTTCACTCTCCGCATGACCCAACATGATCAAAGCTTTCGATCTTCCTTGGTGCACTGCATCCCTCGCATATTCCAGGGTTTCCCACTCGGGTCCCTCGCCAGCAATAATTAAATCAAGATTGTGCTGATTAAAAAGAGGAATAGCCATCGTCCCGCCCCCTCTGTAACCTACTAATATCCCCACATATCTGCATGTCCGAGATAGATCGCCGGCAACACGTACATAGGAGATGCCTAGCTTTCTTTTTATATACTGAGCCGCTTCACTTACTGTCATGGCGGGAATCGTTAGGATTGTAGCAGCGGGTTGCTGCTCATCCACATAGGCTGACCACTCAAGTTCTCGCAGCAAACCCACCATGATTCCATCCGGTTTATGCCGATGCCAATAATCATGATAACGAAAAATAGCCATTTCGGATCGCTTGATCAAACTCATTTTCGCGCGATAAACAGGGTCATCCTCTAGCCACTTGCTCGTCTCATGATGACTGTAAAACACACCTTCATGCGTGATCAGCAAATTAGCACCTATAGCGATAGCTCGTTCCACAACATATTGCGTAGCGCAGAACGCAGTAACAATCCCTGTAATCTCAGTTTCTGGATTGCCCGGCTTAAGAGTCTCCACAGTCCCATCTATCTGTTCCTCAGTTCCCATTAAATCTTCCAGAATCGTTCTAATCGTGGTAATCACTGTAATCATCCTTTTGAGTTCCATTCTCCTGATCTACCAACAGAAAAATTAACACCAATCTTTTTTTCATGCACAAGCATAAACGCCTTCGGCGTCCATATAAGGACGGTAAGCGTTTATGCGAGAAATATAAGGATAATTTATAACGTGGAACATATAAATTCTTATATTTTGAAAAAAAACACCGATGAATGATGTCATCCTAGTCAGGATCCCATCATACGATCGATGTCAGTTCTCAAGTTTATAGCTCTACCTTGCGGAGTGATTGTTGGGATGATTGTTTGGGTGACTTTTTCTCTGTCCACATCGGTATGATTTGTGGAGCAGCAATTCCAATCAGAACAACGAAAATTCCAACCCAGCGAAGCAGGGATACTTCTTCTTGCAGGACTAACACGGAGGCTACTACAGCTGCCGGCAACTCCGCCGCACCAAGAATCGTTCCCAGACCTGAACCCAATTTCGGAACACCAATAGAAAAGAAAAGCACAGGAATAACTATACCAAGCAGCCCTAAAGGAAGACCGTACTTCCAAAGTCCATCTGTAAGCGCTCCGTCATAAATAAAGGAAGGCGAAAAAACAACCATAATAATAATCATTGCACTTGTAGTCATATACAAGCTTTTATTCACAGCAGGTACCTGCGTAGCCACTCTCCCACTGACAAAAATATAAAAGGCAAACGACACCGCAGACATTAAACCGAAAACAATACCACTCGTAGTCATTTCACCGACACTAGGTTCTAGAATCCCCCCAGCTAACACTGTTCCTATCAGAAGGATAACCATCGAAATACATTTCTCTCGACTTGGCAATTTTCTATCTACAACAGCCTCCAGAATCACACCAATCCAAGTAAATTGGAATAAGAGAACGATCGCAATCGAAGCAGGTAATTGTTCAACGGCAAACCCATAGAAAATACCCGTCATACTAATGGTAATCCCCGCGCTTAATAACGAAAGACCTACCTTTAACCCCAATTTTTTTCGAGAAAACAATACAACTAACAGCAGCAGCATGCACCATCCAAAAAAGTATTGCGACCCGACCAATTGCTGCATTCTAAATCCATCATTCATTCCAAGCTTGACGATCGTGGAGAGCGATCCATAACTACATGCACCTATAAATACTAGTAAAGCATATTTGATCAACTTCATATTCATTGTAAACCTCTTTCCTTCCTATTGAACAATCCTATTGAACAGTCCAAATAACATAATAAAGCCCCTTGTCATCGAAATGACAAGGGGCGACTGAAACCAAAGAATACATCTTTGACAAAATTCCGCCACTCCATCCACAGGATAGAGTTTGGTTTATTCACTTATAACAACACGAATTATAATATGACAAATCACACAGGGTGTCAACTTGAAATGTTTACACATTTAATTCATTTCAGTTATATTTCAAACTCTTCCGTCGAATTTGAAAGACCACCATTCTGTACACCACTATTATTGGCCACAGCAAGAACATACACCTTATATTTGACACCTTTAACAATTGAATCTCCGTTAACATCCCTTGTCGCAGTGAATATTGAAGGATTCGTTCCGTTAGGGGTCACCGACGTATAATACGAGGATTTCACCCCAATAGCATCCGCCGAACCAAACCCTTGTTTGGACGGAACCACCAATACTCGGTATTCTAAAATATTGGTCTCATTGGCTGATTTATCGAAACTGATCAGGATTCTACCATTGTCCTCTTTATACGTTACATTTGTTACAGAGATCACTGGGCTCTTGGTCGTCGACAACGTAATGGCCGACGACTCCCAGGACAATGCATTTGGACCCGAAAAATTCCCACTACCGATAGATAGCACATACACTTTATAGCTGGTTCCATCCTTTATCAAAGTGCCACGTACATCTCTTGCTGAAGAGTCTAATACTTGACTGGTACTGTTTCCTGATGTACTTACCAAAGTGTAGTTGGAACTGGATACATTATTCGCTTCGGATAAGCTAAAGCTGCTGTAATATGACGTAGGCACCACCATAATTCGGTATTGGTTAATGTACGTTTCATCTGTGGCATGGCTAAACGACACCTTCAAATCTCGGCCATCGCCATAGTCGTTAACATCGCTAACACTCAAGTTTGTAACGGCTTTTACGCTAGAATCATTCAACAAAGTAATGACCGATGAAGCGGAAGAGAGTACATTCGAATCCCAATAAATCCCGCTTCCGATGGACAACACATACACTCTATAGCTAGTTCCATTCTTAATCAAAGCTCCGAGAACGTCTCTAGTTGACGAAGTCAGACTGGTAGAAGACCCAGATGTACTCACCGATGTATAGTTGCTACTTGATACATTATTCGCTTCGGCTAGACTAAAGCTACTGTAATAGGATGTGGGTACTACCATAATCCGATACTGGCTAATATAGGTTTCGTCCGTCGGATGAGTGAAGGACACTCTCAGATCTCGGCCATCACCATAGTCGTTAACATCGCTGACACTCAAGTTTGAGACGATACTCACACTAGAATCATTCAACAACGTAATGACCGATGAAGGTGACGAAAGTACATTGCCTCCAGTATTACTGCCACTTCCAATAGATAAGATATATACTTTATAGTTGACTCCATTCTTTATCAAAGCTCCACGTACATCTCTGGTTGACGAAGTCAATACTTGATTGGTTGTTGTTCCAGTTGTACTCACCGCTGTATAGTAGGCACTGGATACATTATTAGCTTCGGCTAAACTAAAGCTACTGTAATATGACGTCGGAACTACCATGATTCGGTACTGGCTAATGTAGGTTTCGTCCGTCGCATGAGTAAATGACACCCTCAAATCTCGGCCATCATTATAGTTGTTAACGTCGCTAACACTTAAGTTAGAAATACCTATGCTGGACAGCATAATTGCAGATGAAACAGAAGACAACACATTATTAGCTGAATTACTGCTGTCAATCGCCATGACAAACACTCTGTAGCTGACGCCTGTTTTAACAAGAGCTCCGTCCACATCTTTGGCTCCTGAAGATAAAATTTGGGTAATATTATTCCCCGTCTTGCTGACTAGCGTGTAATTAGCACTGGATACATTATTTGCTGTCGCTAAATTAAAATTTGAATAATTAGTAGCTTTGACAACGAATATCCGATAAGAACTTATCTTCGACTCATCTGACAGCTTATTGAAGCTTACCGATAAATCTCTTCCATCGCCATAATCACTTATATCATTTACTTGTACATTATTGATTACTGCTACAGTCTTATTCACTAGTGTCATAGTAGAGGACCCACTAGAAAGTGCACTGGCATTACTTCCTTTGCCAACCGTCAAGACATAAGCCACATATCCTTGATTACTCTTAATTAAATCACCATCAACAGTCCTCGAAGCAGACGTCAATTTAATCGAAGGATTAGTACCTGTTGGTAATACAGTAGAATAATTGTAAGAGGCTATCGTTTGTGCGGACGACAAGTTGAGAATATTCCCTGATTTCACAATCAGAACACGGTAATGATCCACTAATGACTCATTTGCCGCTCGAGTGAAGCTAGCCTGAAGATCACGACCATCACCGAAATCACTTACATCCTGCGCTACTACGTTGGATACTGGGCCTGCATTTCCAACGTTCGAGGCTGAAGTCGTTATAGTTACAACTTGTGTCTTGGGGTTCCATCCCACTTCATGGCCCAGTGCTTCACTGACGAACCTTGTTGGGACCATTGTTCTCCCCTTCAGATTCAAACCAGGCACGTCTAGAGTTACAGCCTTATTGTTAATGGTGGCTGTCTTTGAGCCAATCTTTAACATAATCGTTGTATCATCTTTAGTTGCAGTTACAGTTTGTGCTTTTTGATTCCACTTGATGGTGGCATTAAAGGCTTCAAAAATAGCCCGCAACGGCACCATCGTCCGCCCATTCACCATCACTGGTGCTTGATCTGTAGACAATCGAACCCCGTCAATAATAATACTGATCGGAGTAGCAGCCTTCACAGAAGATTGAAACATCATCGGAAAGACTACTAAAACTACTAAAATTGAAATCCATAACTTCTTCACAGATCCACCCTCCTGGAATGACGAATACATTTTTTACCTACTCATTTGACGCTTCTAACTATACAAAAGTTTCATGATTAATAGGTTACAAAAAAATAATCTAGACCCCCATCAATCCATGATGGAAGACGAGCTAAGCACTCAGAGAAAAAAAAGAGAGAGCGGTATTACGAGGCCACTGAAAAAGTTCTTTCTAGATCATACATTTAAGGAGTCAGTCGTAACTACGGAGAATATTTGGACTTCCGGCCGCTGTTGTCTCCAGATTTCCTGAATTGTACCGCTGTTAGCGGTTAGAATCCGGAGACAAAGGCGGTCGCTATCGCTCCTCCAGTTCCAAATTTCCCCTTCGCTACGCCCCT
The window above is part of the Paenibacillus sp. FSL K6-0276 genome. Proteins encoded here:
- a CDS encoding alpha/beta hydrolase, whose product is MPIAKLNGTSLYYEINGTGTPVVFIHGHGLTHTMFKPQLEYFSDKYKVILCDLRGNGKSGELLQAPNEIIETQCLDLIMLLNDLGIREAVFVGIAYGGLVVQHIAKQYPERVKAIVIVDSFCRSQASTIIGKIQLMAAYCSWLMYYAPSELVLPSIRMMYRERWNLAYNEIRRGLLEKRPRELYRQRLATSHVDYTRCLKSFKRPALCIVGDFSEFGVNCMKDMVSQLPQAQLAIIPNALDPSNLCQPEKFNDILQRFLEKQQGTQQIS
- a CDS encoding Nif3-like dinuclear metal center hexameric protein, encoding MELKRMITVITTIRTILEDLMGTEEQIDGTVETLKPGNPETEITGIVTAFCATQYVVERAIAIGANLLITHEGVFYSHHETSKWLEDDPVYRAKMSLIKRSEMAIFRYHDYWHRHKPDGIMVGLLRELEWSAYVDEQQPAATILTIPAMTVSEAAQYIKRKLGISYVRVAGDLSRTCRYVGILVGYRGGGTMAIPLFNQHNLDLIIAGEGPEWETLEYARDAVHQGRSKALIMLGHAESEAPGMKYFAEILAEKYPMIPTCFIAEQPISQLV
- a CDS encoding DMT family transporter codes for the protein MKLIKYALLVFIGACSYGSLSTIVKLGMNDGFRMQQLVGSQYFFGWCMLLLLVVLFSRKKLGLKVGLSLLSAGITISMTGIFYGFAVEQLPASIAIVLLFQFTWIGVILEAVVDRKLPSREKCISMVILLIGTVLAGGILEPSVGEMTTSGIVFGLMSAVSFAFYIFVSGRVATQVPAVNKSLYMTTSAMIIIMVVFSPSFIYDGALTDGLWKYGLPLGLLGIVIPVLFFSIGVPKLGSGLGTILGAAELPAAVVASVLVLQEEVSLLRWVGIFVVLIGIAAPQIIPMWTEKKSPKQSSQQSLRKVEL
- a CDS encoding copper amine oxidase N-terminal domain-containing protein codes for the protein MKKLWISILVVLVVFPMMFQSSVKAATPISIIIDGVRLSTDQAPVMVNGRTMVPLRAIFEAFNATIKWNQKAQTVTATKDDTTIMLKIGSKTATINNKAVTLDVPGLNLKGRTMVPTRFVSEALGHEVGWNPKTQVVTITTSASNVGNAGPVSNVVAQDVSDFGDGRDLQASFTRAANESLVDHYRVLIVKSGNILNLSSAQTIASYNYSTVLPTGTNPSIKLTSASRTVDGDLIKSNQGYVAYVLTVGKGSNASALSSGSSTMTLVNKTVAVINNVQVNDISDYGDGRDLSVSFNKLSDESKISSYRIFVVKATNYSNFNLATANNVSSANYTLVSKTGNNITQILSSGAKDVDGALVKTGVSYRVFVMAIDSSNSANNVLSSVSSAIMLSSIGISNLSVSDVNNYNDGRDLRVSFTHATDETYISQYRIMVVPTSYYSSFSLAEANNVSSAYYTAVSTTGTTTNQVLTSSTRDVRGALIKNGVNYKVYILSIGSGSNTGGNVLSSPSSVITLLNDSSVSIVSNLSVSDVNDYGDGRDLRVSFTHPTDETYISQYRIMVVPTSYYSSFSLAEANNVSSSNYTSVSTSGSSTSLTSSTRDVLGALIKNGTSYRVYVLSIGSGIYWDSNVLSSASSVITLLNDSSVKAVTNLSVSDVNDYGDGRDLKVSFSHATDETYINQYRIMVVPTSYYSSFSLSEANNVSSSNYTLVSTSGNSTSQVLDSSARDVRGTLIKDGTSYKVYVLSIGSGNFSGPNALSWESSAITLSTTKSPVISVTNVTYKEDNGRILISFDKSANETNILEYRVLVVPSKQGFGSADAIGVKSSYYTSVTPNGTNPSIFTATRDVNGDSIVKGVKYKVYVLAVANNSGVQNGGLSNSTEEFEI